The proteins below come from a single Zhouia spongiae genomic window:
- a CDS encoding S41 family peptidase: MKKLILSFIIILNFSCAYSQNTSIDQVKIKEDLNEILNNLSQYYVYLQEKNVDLNCIRASYEKQIPNIQTDEQTVLFFEYLLNEFYDSHLILNTNRNSSFRLYSPIYVTIKKGKPIVSNVWQSQLENIGQNIIGAELLKVNGTAINTVIEQFPTHCSNKKSKNVREWIVNKILAGRYNQPRILTLKSESNIIEIDLNKLQIKPTTELLTSTIENGIGIIRINNALGNNSLINQFDNALENLMSTKGLIIDLRNTVDGGNSYVARGIMSRFIKETKPYQKHWTVEQYDGNPKIERSWTEYVSPRKEQYKNPVVILVGRWTGSMGEGLAIGFEGMERAEIVGSEMERLAGEMSGFSFKNQTFGYRLSTAKLFHVNGTPREQYVPTNYVKQSTSEKDETLEKGIELINKNLE; the protein is encoded by the coding sequence ATGAAAAAACTGATTTTATCTTTTATCATCATTCTGAATTTTTCTTGTGCTTATTCACAAAACACAAGCATAGACCAAGTCAAGATTAAAGAAGACCTGAATGAAATCTTAAATAACTTATCACAGTATTACGTTTATCTACAGGAGAAAAATGTTGATTTAAATTGTATTAGAGCATCTTACGAGAAACAAATTCCGAACATACAAACGGATGAACAAACCGTACTTTTCTTCGAATATCTGTTGAACGAATTTTATGACAGTCACCTCATTTTAAATACCAACAGGAATTCATCGTTCAGATTGTATTCGCCAATATATGTAACTATAAAAAAAGGGAAACCGATTGTTTCGAATGTTTGGCAAAGCCAATTAGAGAATATCGGACAAAATATAATTGGAGCGGAGTTATTAAAAGTGAACGGCACTGCTATTAACACAGTAATTGAACAATTCCCAACGCATTGCAGTAACAAAAAATCCAAAAACGTCAGAGAGTGGATCGTGAATAAGATTTTAGCAGGACGATACAATCAGCCAAGAATTCTAACTTTGAAATCAGAGAGCAATATTATTGAAATTGATTTAAACAAACTCCAGATTAAACCTACTACAGAACTTCTGACATCAACTATAGAAAACGGTATTGGAATAATCAGAATAAACAATGCATTAGGAAATAATAGTTTGATCAATCAATTTGACAATGCTCTTGAAAATTTGATGAGCACTAAAGGGTTGATAATTGATCTGAGAAACACGGTTGACGGCGGAAATTCCTATGTTGCCCGCGGCATTATGAGTAGGTTTATTAAAGAAACCAAGCCTTATCAAAAACATTGGACCGTTGAACAATATGACGGAAATCCAAAAATTGAAAGAAGTTGGACTGAATATGTAAGTCCAAGAAAAGAACAATACAAAAACCCGGTGGTGATTTTAGTTGGTCGGTGGACAGGAAGTATGGGAGAAGGACTTGCAATTGGCTTTGAAGGAATGGAAAGAGCAGAAATAGTCGGTTCTGAAATGGAACGACTGGCTGGCGAAATGAGCGGATTTTCATTTAAAAATCAAACTTTTGGTTATCGCCTTTCAACCGCTAAGCTTTTTCACGTAAATGGAACGCCAAGAGAGCAGTATGTACCAACTAACTACGTTAAGCAATCAACATCTGAAAAAGATGAAACTCTTGAAAAAGGGATTGAACTAATTAATAAAAACTTGGAATAA
- a CDS encoding tetratricopeptide repeat-containing sensor histidine kinase: protein MYLEAAEHLNNVLNYKKGKARVFYLKGILENIKSNYNESLNFFKKSLDYSESIQYKKGIADVYIAFGITNYDLSQYDEALENYKKAIEIYKVLNDKRELVTSLINTANIYSETGRFNEAIANYKEALTLSEVINDESGTAFVHGNLGVLYSRQGNYPLAIEYYNKSLSYDKKTGDILGMAKRLDNLGESYASIERYDKALEYHEKALTFLSKTAHKTLIAANNSNIGSIYLKKRAYTKALEYFEMSLKVSKELNNLRQIAICYAQLGNIHLLQNELLIARKNYVKAKDISEKINDGRILSASLLGIAETYLLVKQYQKSLSYAIEGQKITEKLKLLENQKKASRILSEIYKNRGDYKKALTNFQQYKILNDSIFNKENIEKITQLEYEYKYKQALDSANIRELKLTKTVLDTSQNLKRSQRNLLLGIIAFLVTTLILVAIIFFLKLRNAKSKTQNVIIGQKLLRSQMTPHFIFNSLSVLQGMILNKENRKSISYLSRFSKLLRIILENSRDRTVLLSQELMAVENYLALQNLENERYTYIISVEENIDTSLFKIPPMLIQPFVENAIEHAFVNQSKDRIIKIELNFSHQELTCIISDNGIGIDSLTERKNQNKKSLSTTITSERLKILSKDFKKKGSFTIEDRKKYNEQGSVVTLVIPYIKNGTE, encoded by the coding sequence TTGTATCTTGAAGCAGCTGAACATTTAAACAATGTTTTAAATTATAAAAAAGGTAAAGCACGGGTATTTTATCTGAAAGGAATACTGGAAAACATAAAATCAAATTATAACGAAAGTTTAAACTTTTTTAAGAAATCACTAGACTATTCTGAATCTATTCAATATAAAAAAGGAATTGCTGATGTTTACATCGCCTTCGGTATTACAAATTATGATTTATCGCAATATGATGAAGCATTGGAAAATTATAAAAAGGCTATAGAAATTTATAAGGTATTGAATGACAAAAGAGAACTTGTTACCAGCCTGATTAACACGGCAAATATATATTCTGAAACAGGAAGATTTAATGAGGCTATTGCTAACTATAAAGAAGCCTTAACATTAAGTGAGGTTATTAATGACGAAAGCGGTACTGCTTTTGTTCACGGTAACCTGGGTGTTTTATACTCAAGGCAAGGAAACTATCCATTAGCTATAGAGTATTATAACAAAAGTTTATCCTATGATAAAAAAACAGGCGATATCCTGGGTATGGCAAAAAGACTCGATAATCTGGGAGAGTCATACGCTTCTATAGAGAGATATGATAAAGCTTTAGAGTATCATGAAAAAGCGCTAACCTTTTTATCAAAAACAGCACACAAAACCCTTATAGCAGCAAACAATAGCAATATTGGCTCTATATACCTGAAAAAAAGAGCGTATACAAAGGCTCTGGAATATTTTGAAATGTCATTAAAAGTAAGTAAAGAGTTAAACAATCTAAGACAAATCGCTATTTGCTATGCACAGCTTGGAAATATTCATTTACTCCAAAACGAATTATTAATTGCACGTAAAAATTATGTAAAAGCGAAAGATATTAGTGAAAAAATAAATGATGGGCGTATTTTATCTGCCAGTCTTTTAGGAATTGCTGAAACATATCTACTTGTAAAACAATATCAAAAATCGCTTTCATACGCTATAGAGGGTCAAAAAATCACGGAAAAACTTAAACTCTTAGAAAATCAAAAAAAGGCCTCAAGAATCCTATCTGAAATTTATAAAAATAGGGGTGACTACAAAAAGGCACTCACAAACTTCCAACAATACAAAATACTGAACGACAGCATTTTCAATAAAGAAAATATTGAAAAAATCACCCAATTAGAATATGAATACAAGTATAAACAAGCCTTAGATTCTGCCAATATTCGGGAATTAAAGCTCACAAAAACAGTACTGGATACTTCTCAGAACTTAAAAAGGTCTCAACGTAATTTACTACTTGGCATCATTGCTTTTTTAGTCACGACGTTAATATTAGTCGCTATTATTTTCTTTTTAAAACTAAGAAATGCCAAATCGAAAACACAAAATGTAATCATCGGACAGAAGCTTCTACGCTCACAAATGACACCTCATTTTATATTTAATTCACTTTCCGTTTTACAAGGCATGATTTTAAATAAAGAAAATAGAAAGTCGATTTCCTATTTATCGAGATTTTCAAAACTCCTCCGGATTATTTTAGAAAATTCAAGAGACAGAACCGTGTTGCTCTCTCAGGAATTAATGGCTGTTGAAAATTATTTAGCACTTCAAAATTTAGAAAATGAAAGGTATACCTATATCATTTCTGTAGAAGAGAATATTGACACCTCACTGTTTAAAATCCCGCCAATGCTTATTCAGCCTTTTGTTGAAAACGCCATAGAACACGCTTTTGTTAATCAAAGCAAAGATAGAATTATAAAAATAGAACTTAACTTCTCACACCAAGAGTTAACCTGTATCATTTCCGATAATGGTATTGGTATCGACTCTTTAACGGAGCGTAAAAATCAAAATAAAAAATCATTATCCACCACCATCACCTCCGAACGATTAAAAATATTATCTAAGGACTTTAAAAAGAAAGGTTCATTTACCATTGAAGACAGAAAAAAATATAACGAACAAGGCTCCGTTGTTACATTAGTTATTCCTTATATAAAAAACGGTACTGAATGA
- a CDS encoding IS110 family transposase, whose protein sequence is MNKYNEIYGVDISKDVFDVIGSQGSYYQFENNPKGFKSFMKVLKMDSLVVMEATGYYHYRLAQFLNHNGFTVSIVNPLSVKRFIQMKLSKVKTDKSDAKAICEYAQVNPVPIYSSLDDTQAECLQLFRLLDIYLKQRSAIKNKLHGETVLGVPSKMVYRSLEQSLKHFNKHIEALEQRLLELVKKEQQQQLTNLKSIPGLGTKTALFLIVITDGFSKFERASQLCSYVGITPIIRISGSSVRGKSRISKVGNRKLRNLLFLCSFSACKHNKACRELYNRLLAQGKTKKQALIAVSNKLLKQAFAIAKSGIPYNENYVSKLV, encoded by the coding sequence ATGAATAAATATAATGAAATTTATGGTGTGGATATCAGCAAAGATGTCTTTGATGTTATTGGAAGTCAAGGAAGTTATTATCAATTTGAAAACAATCCCAAAGGTTTTAAGTCCTTTATGAAAGTATTGAAAATGGATAGTTTGGTAGTCATGGAAGCTACAGGTTATTACCATTATCGTCTGGCCCAATTCTTAAACCATAACGGCTTTACAGTATCAATAGTAAACCCTTTGTCTGTAAAGCGGTTTATACAGATGAAACTGTCTAAGGTTAAAACGGATAAAAGCGACGCTAAGGCCATATGTGAGTATGCTCAGGTGAACCCGGTACCGATATATTCTTCTTTAGATGATACTCAAGCAGAATGTCTCCAGTTGTTTCGTCTTTTAGATATCTATCTTAAGCAACGTTCTGCCATTAAAAATAAGCTTCACGGGGAAACTGTTTTAGGAGTTCCTTCCAAAATGGTTTATCGTTCTTTAGAACAAAGTTTAAAGCACTTTAACAAACATATAGAAGCTCTTGAGCAACGATTATTGGAACTAGTGAAAAAGGAACAACAACAGCAACTAACCAATTTAAAAAGTATCCCTGGTTTAGGTACTAAAACAGCCTTATTCCTGATTGTAATAACAGATGGATTTTCCAAATTTGAAAGAGCCTCTCAACTTTGCAGTTATGTAGGAATCACACCCATTATACGGATATCGGGTAGTAGTGTCAGAGGCAAAAGCCGAATCAGTAAGGTTGGCAATAGAAAATTAAGAAACTTGCTGTTCTTGTGTAGTTTTTCAGCCTGCAAGCATAATAAAGCATGTAGGGAACTCTACAATCGATTATTAGCCCAAGGAAAAACTAAAAAACAAGCTCTGATAGCAGTCTCCAATAAGCTATTAAAACAAGCCTTTGCAATAGCTAAATCAGGGATTCCATATAATGAAAATTATGTATCAAAATTAGTCTAA
- a CDS encoding type II toxin-antitoxin system RelE/ParE family toxin yields the protein MKSGYKVFWTDHAISELKETIEYLENNWTERELRTFSAKLDHTIELISKSPEIFPTSLEKKNIRKAVVEKHNNLYYRINKNSIEIVSLFSNRKNPNKKKI from the coding sequence ATGAAAAGTGGTTATAAAGTATTTTGGACTGACCATGCAATATCTGAACTTAAAGAAACTATAGAATACTTGGAAAACAATTGGACAGAAAGAGAATTAAGAACCTTTTCTGCAAAATTAGACCACACAATTGAACTGATTTCAAAATCTCCCGAAATTTTTCCAACATCATTAGAGAAAAAGAATATTCGGAAAGCTGTAGTCGAAAAACATAACAATCTCTATTATCGAATTAATAAAAATTCAATTGAGATTGTTTCCTTATTTTCAAACAGAAAAAACCCTAATAAGAAAAAAATATAA
- a CDS encoding DKNYY domain-containing protein: MAEPTGIFIDVEIDETDLKRLLNQKFERPKFGNKLGYYFSELLYRSYVDESDSVFIFNYDKKSKSCFIAFLVNHFSDTDVSLFPKILEMISSLKKRNSSNYAIVASTFPDLFNAYLLNPNQVKEQSPDSFPKDVVEQIMNKFYSFSQDQCFLNPQVALNKRNYFYKNFKNYFKKYLAFVEEAEKPKKIAKATKENPYFLFDDLYAYNNAVFYRTRDKIFREIPEADPFSLREIGLQLIADKNYVFIKRIAPDSPCPNNTNFLKLIWEYQIIKDIDGKSMKPLKYKYETTYWKDKCAIYYGRESGGVELIKVSQADRESFEELNFGFGKDKNHVYFCEKVIPINAKHFNINKHGFIYDEQNIFHYQHQIPLDAKTFKVVKYESEQNPFMGTFVLEDKSGRYTYNRTWKDEIIKLITAYKQH, from the coding sequence ATGGCAGAGCCCACAGGAATTTTTATTGATGTAGAGATTGATGAAACAGACCTAAAAAGGTTATTGAATCAAAAATTTGAAAGACCTAAATTTGGTAACAAATTGGGATACTATTTTAGTGAACTTTTATATCGCTCTTATGTGGATGAATCAGACTCCGTATTTATTTTCAACTACGACAAAAAATCTAAATCCTGTTTTATAGCATTTCTGGTTAACCATTTTTCAGACACTGACGTTTCGTTATTTCCAAAAATACTTGAAATGATAAGTTCGTTGAAAAAACGTAACTCTTCAAATTATGCCATAGTAGCATCTACATTTCCCGATCTATTTAATGCCTATCTTTTAAACCCCAATCAGGTTAAGGAACAATCTCCCGATAGTTTTCCAAAAGATGTTGTCGAACAAATAATGAATAAGTTCTATTCCTTTAGTCAAGATCAATGCTTTCTCAATCCACAAGTAGCGCTCAACAAACGGAACTATTTCTATAAAAATTTCAAGAATTATTTTAAAAAATATCTGGCCTTTGTAGAAGAGGCTGAAAAGCCAAAAAAAATTGCTAAGGCCACAAAAGAAAACCCATATTTTTTGTTTGATGATCTGTATGCGTATAACAACGCTGTATTTTACAGAACCCGAGACAAAATATTCAGAGAAATTCCGGAAGCAGATCCATTTTCTCTTCGAGAGATTGGTTTACAGCTAATCGCAGATAAAAATTATGTTTTTATAAAGCGAATAGCCCCTGATTCTCCTTGCCCAAACAACACAAACTTCCTGAAATTAATTTGGGAATATCAAATTATAAAAGATATAGATGGTAAAAGTATGAAACCATTAAAATACAAATACGAAACTACCTATTGGAAAGATAAATGTGCGATATACTACGGCAGAGAATCAGGTGGGGTAGAATTAATCAAAGTGTCTCAAGCAGATAGGGAAAGTTTTGAAGAGTTGAATTTTGGATTTGGAAAAGACAAAAACCATGTCTACTTCTGTGAAAAAGTTATTCCGATAAATGCAAAACACTTCAACATAAACAAACATGGATTTATCTATGATGAGCAGAATATTTTTCATTATCAGCATCAAATACCTTTAGACGCAAAAACCTTCAAAGTTGTAAAATACGAATCAGAACAAAATCCATTTATGGGAACATTTGTACTGGAAGACAAAAGCGGACGGTATACATATAACCGAACCTGGAAGGATGAAATAATAAAGCTCATAACAGCATACAAACAGCATTAA
- a CDS encoding M23 family metallopeptidase has protein sequence MKKRKKMLACLLSILLIGFLIPQNLKMPVKGASKSDYHPESFWFYPWGKSVTHKGVDIFAKKGTEINSSTHGLVLYAGEISMGGKVVLILGPKWRLHYYAHLDEIKSSSLSFATKNTTIGTVGSSRNAVGKSPHLHYSILTMIPYIWKIDSDKQGWKKMFYLNPIDYLKE, from the coding sequence TTGAAGAAAAGAAAGAAAATGTTAGCCTGTTTATTAAGCATTCTGCTTATCGGTTTTTTAATTCCCCAAAATTTAAAAATGCCGGTAAAGGGAGCTTCTAAATCTGATTATCATCCGGAATCGTTTTGGTTTTATCCGTGGGGAAAATCAGTTACACACAAAGGCGTTGATATTTTTGCAAAAAAGGGAACCGAAATCAATTCGTCTACCCACGGTCTGGTACTATACGCTGGGGAAATAAGCATGGGAGGTAAAGTCGTACTGATACTCGGACCTAAATGGCGACTTCATTATTATGCTCATTTAGATGAAATAAAATCGTCTTCCCTCTCTTTTGCCACTAAAAACACAACCATAGGCACCGTCGGATCGAGTAGGAATGCCGTTGGCAAATCACCACACCTGCACTACTCTATTCTGACAATGATTCCATACATCTGGAAAATTGATTCAGACAAACAAGGCTGGAAAAAGATGTTTTACTTAAACCCAATAGATTATTTAAAAGAATAA
- a CDS encoding Lipl32 family lipoprotein, which yields MKKTLKGIMVLGMTILSISQAEAQKLKKFGSSTEKKIGPKTVRVPYTDVVSYLGYAAQGNEDEIKDGKKFHYIYVWIPAAAPELGVRMVSPVGNMKIKNAIESQEYLDNKDSKDYFDTYITLERSDILKKEDISTEAVANANWVTLERNDDNSEMPKDPAGRKYNSLLRYKSEISDPLKALTVGLYRVGFTTYKKGQVSGTFLAEVAAPIKLPGVEMAKTIDALLEQIK from the coding sequence ATGAAAAAAACACTTAAAGGAATAATGGTTTTAGGAATGACTATTTTGTCAATTTCACAAGCAGAGGCTCAGAAGCTTAAAAAATTCGGAAGCTCTACTGAGAAAAAAATAGGTCCAAAAACAGTAAGGGTTCCTTATACAGATGTTGTGAGTTATTTAGGGTATGCCGCTCAAGGCAACGAAGATGAGATAAAAGATGGAAAAAAATTCCACTATATTTATGTCTGGATCCCGGCCGCTGCTCCTGAATTGGGTGTTCGGATGGTATCGCCGGTTGGTAATATGAAGATTAAAAATGCCATTGAATCACAAGAGTATCTTGATAATAAGGACTCAAAAGATTATTTTGACACTTATATTACACTTGAGCGTTCAGATATTCTTAAAAAAGAGGATATTTCTACCGAAGCAGTAGCAAATGCTAATTGGGTTACTTTAGAACGGAATGATGATAACAGTGAGATGCCAAAAGATCCGGCAGGAAGAAAGTATAATTCGTTATTAAGATATAAAAGTGAAATAAGTGATCCGTTAAAGGCACTAACAGTTGGCTTATATCGTGTAGGGTTTACAACCTATAAGAAAGGTCAGGTTTCGGGGACCTTTTTGGCTGAAGTAGCTGCTCCGATTAAATTACCTGGCGTAGAAATGGCAAAAACAATTGATGCATTATTGGAGCAAATAAAATAA
- a CDS encoding DUF2971 domain-containing protein, which produces MPKIYHYTKLSTAIEFILPSMTLRTNFLNKMNGPKENQKWSFGGINVPYETLYSDLDYEADSDKAHFDSMYRFGEEIKSKIQATCFVYSDKYQGYENEMMWAQYAENHKGICLEIDTDLFIEENKHIDIFKFQDINYNPKKNEWVYWNRNMTKEENIEQHIKRDYEALFLSKSHYWRKEYEKRLLIISDSYCYLNIKNSLTGIYYGLFTDRNYDVAIQQFIEQEKTKTYRVYFEDNRLKKMERKSTVHNKELS; this is translated from the coding sequence ATGCCAAAAATCTATCATTACACAAAATTAAGTACAGCAATAGAATTTATCTTGCCTTCAATGACTTTGCGAACCAATTTTTTGAATAAAATGAATGGTCCGAAAGAAAATCAGAAATGGTCATTTGGAGGAATAAATGTTCCATACGAAACTCTGTATTCGGATTTGGATTACGAAGCGGACTCGGATAAAGCTCATTTTGACAGTATGTACAGATTTGGAGAGGAAATAAAGTCAAAAATCCAAGCTACTTGTTTTGTTTATTCGGACAAATATCAAGGATATGAAAATGAAATGATGTGGGCACAATATGCGGAAAATCACAAAGGAATTTGCCTTGAAATTGATACTGATTTATTTATTGAGGAAAATAAACACATAGATATTTTCAAGTTTCAAGATATAAATTACAATCCGAAAAAAAACGAATGGGTTTATTGGAACAGAAATATGACTAAAGAGGAAAATATTGAACAACACATAAAACGTGACTATGAGGCTCTTTTTCTGTCAAAATCCCACTATTGGAGAAAAGAATATGAAAAACGTTTATTGATTATTTCAGACAGTTATTGCTATTTGAACATTAAAAATTCATTGACTGGAATATACTATGGATTATTTACCGACCGAAATTATGACGTCGCAATTCAGCAATTTATTGAACAAGAAAAAACAAAAACTTATAGAGTATATTTTGAGGATAATCGACTTAAAAAAATGGAAAGAAAAAGTACTGTACACAACAAAGAACTGAGTTAA
- a CDS encoding IS1182 family transposase, producing MQGKKKYQEKLFNQFQLSERVPIDNFYRRLKEVLDLDYLYPLTKRYYGSSGQKSIDPVVFFKLCLVGYLENIISDRKLITHCSMRLDILFFLDYDIDEELPWHSTISRTRQLFPESVLEEVFTKVFELCVSVGMVSGHTQAIDSAPVKANASMDSLELKVPEADLETHLREIRHISKGDKDKPLRQAKGNKADKDQQTLSASKKELQAIKSRNSKWAKDQDQRPGAGNKGSRYTSNKTHYSPTDPDARISVKPGKARKLNYLSQLTVDTSNHVITDIKAYHADGKDNQQLPDIVKRVQRRLWNSGLLWENCVADTGYSSGENYAFLEKNQIKSFIPPHGTYKGGPGGFTYIEAGSYWLCPQGKKVTFRKQKLEKGTLKDQYFTKRSDCKGCPIKQQCIGKSYEKRINITAYRKEYERNIARVNSPQGRYMKAKRQSTVEPVFGTLTQFMGLRKVNTLGIKQANKCMQLSAIAYNLKKYLKFIENHTKSGVASMQSIYFSLKAIIQYILRLFKPFNFSLQLNYTTK from the coding sequence ATGCAAGGAAAAAAGAAGTATCAGGAGAAGTTGTTCAATCAGTTTCAGTTAAGTGAGCGCGTACCTATAGACAATTTCTATCGGCGGTTAAAAGAGGTGTTGGATTTAGATTACTTATACCCACTTACCAAACGATATTATGGTAGTAGCGGACAAAAGAGCATCGACCCGGTGGTGTTCTTTAAACTTTGTTTGGTAGGTTATTTAGAAAACATTATCAGTGATCGAAAGCTCATAACGCATTGCAGTATGCGATTGGATATTTTGTTCTTTTTGGATTATGATATCGATGAAGAACTGCCATGGCATTCTACCATTAGCCGCACCCGACAGTTATTTCCTGAGTCAGTGTTAGAAGAGGTCTTTACCAAGGTGTTTGAACTATGTGTATCGGTCGGGATGGTCAGTGGCCATACTCAGGCTATCGATAGCGCCCCTGTAAAAGCCAATGCTTCTATGGATAGTTTGGAACTGAAAGTTCCTGAAGCCGATTTAGAAACGCATCTTCGAGAAATTCGTCACATTAGTAAAGGTGATAAAGACAAACCACTACGTCAAGCCAAAGGGAATAAAGCAGACAAAGATCAGCAAACCTTATCGGCCAGTAAAAAGGAGCTACAGGCCATAAAGAGCAGGAACAGTAAATGGGCAAAGGATCAGGATCAGCGCCCGGGAGCAGGCAATAAAGGCTCGAGATATACCAGCAATAAGACCCATTACAGTCCTACCGATCCCGATGCCCGTATCAGTGTCAAACCGGGCAAGGCCAGGAAACTCAATTACCTATCTCAATTAACAGTAGATACCTCCAATCATGTGATAACCGATATCAAAGCCTACCATGCCGATGGCAAAGACAACCAACAACTGCCAGACATAGTGAAAAGGGTACAACGCCGATTGTGGAACTCAGGACTGCTATGGGAGAACTGTGTAGCTGATACAGGATATAGCAGTGGGGAGAACTATGCCTTTTTAGAAAAGAATCAGATCAAGAGTTTTATCCCTCCCCATGGTACTTACAAAGGAGGGCCGGGAGGATTTACATATATTGAGGCAGGCAGCTATTGGTTATGCCCTCAGGGCAAGAAAGTTACTTTCCGCAAACAAAAATTAGAGAAAGGGACTCTAAAAGATCAGTACTTTACCAAACGGAGTGATTGTAAAGGCTGCCCGATAAAACAACAATGTATTGGTAAAAGTTATGAGAAACGCATAAACATTACTGCTTATCGCAAAGAATACGAACGTAATATAGCAAGAGTGAATAGTCCGCAGGGACGGTATATGAAAGCCAAGCGGCAAAGCACGGTAGAACCGGTGTTTGGAACATTAACACAGTTTATGGGACTTAGAAAAGTGAATACCCTAGGCATTAAACAGGCAAACAAATGTATGCAGCTCTCGGCCATAGCCTACAACTTGAAGAAGTACCTGAAATTCATTGAAAACCACACAAAAAGTGGAGTAGCAAGCATGCAAAGTATTTACTTTTCTTTAAAAGCTATCATACAATACATTTTACGCCTTTTTAAGCCTTTCAATTTTAGTTTACAGCTAAACTATACCACAAAATAA
- a CDS encoding DUF1287 domain-containing protein has protein sequence MKKVLFIIFLISNMLCFSQPEIKQKSLSDCALELTRQKVTYDPSYFSIDYPNGDVPSDKGVCTDVIIRAYRKLGVDLQKLVHEDMKANFRSYPKNWGLKTTDKNIDHRRVPNLMTFFRRQGAEKEITQNPNDYIPGDIVAWNLEKGLTHIGIVVNKKSKDGKRNMIVHNIGAGQVLEDCLLEYKIIGHYRY, from the coding sequence ATGAAAAAAGTACTTTTTATAATATTCCTGATATCTAACATGCTGTGTTTTTCACAGCCGGAAATTAAACAAAAAAGCTTATCTGATTGTGCTTTAGAACTGACCAGACAAAAGGTTACATACGATCCCAGTTATTTTTCCATTGATTACCCTAATGGGGATGTTCCAAGTGACAAAGGGGTTTGCACTGATGTAATCATCAGAGCCTACAGAAAGTTAGGAGTTGATTTACAAAAATTGGTTCACGAGGATATGAAGGCTAACTTCAGAAGTTATCCGAAAAATTGGGGACTAAAAACGACTGACAAAAATATTGACCACAGACGTGTTCCGAACCTCATGACCTTTTTCAGAAGGCAGGGTGCAGAAAAAGAGATAACACAAAATCCAAACGATTATATTCCGGGAGACATTGTTGCCTGGAATCTGGAAAAAGGATTAACCCATATTGGAATTGTGGTTAACAAAAAATCTAAAGACGGAAAAAGAAACATGATTGTTCATAATATCGGCGCCGGACAGGTTTTAGAAGACTGCTTATTGGAATATAAGATTATTGGACATTATCGATATTGA